One segment of Campylobacter concisus DNA contains the following:
- the mraY gene encoding phospho-N-acetylmuramoyl-pentapeptide-transferase yields the protein MFYYIYEILNFNIFQYITVRAGIAFFIAFALTAYLMPKFITWAKAKNAAQPIYELAPQTHQKKAKTPTMGGLVFVFTAVLSTVICARLDNAFVLTSLFCLVCFTLLGHKDDYSKILGAKNHAGLSPKAKLFFQFLIAFVISVFLYASHELSTEFYLPFFKQPILDLKIFAIFFWTLVIVAASNSVNLTDGLDGLATVPSIFSLLTLGVFAYICGHAVFSSYLLLPKIIGVGESVVVSSALIGSLMGFLWFNCHPAEVFMGDSGSLSVGAYIGFMGVATKNEILLIIIGLIFVVETLSVILQVGSFKIFKRRIFLMAPIHHHFEIKGWAENKIIVRFWIIALLANLIALTALKIR from the coding sequence ATGTTTTACTATATCTATGAAATTTTAAATTTTAATATCTTTCAATACATCACCGTCCGTGCTGGTATCGCTTTTTTCATCGCTTTTGCACTCACAGCTTATTTGATGCCTAAATTTATCACTTGGGCAAAGGCAAAAAACGCTGCCCAGCCTATCTACGAGCTTGCCCCGCAAACTCACCAAAAAAAGGCCAAAACACCGACCATGGGCGGACTTGTCTTTGTCTTCACAGCCGTACTTTCCACGGTAATTTGTGCAAGGCTTGATAACGCATTTGTCTTAACATCTCTCTTTTGCCTAGTTTGCTTTACACTGCTTGGCCACAAGGACGATTACAGTAAAATTTTAGGAGCAAAAAATCACGCCGGCCTAAGCCCAAAAGCAAAGCTTTTTTTTCAGTTTTTAATAGCCTTTGTAATTTCTGTTTTTTTATATGCAAGTCACGAGCTTAGCACCGAGTTTTATCTACCTTTTTTTAAGCAACCTATTTTAGATTTAAAAATTTTTGCCATTTTCTTTTGGACACTGGTCATAGTCGCTGCTTCAAATTCGGTAAATTTAACAGACGGGCTTGACGGGCTAGCTACCGTGCCATCTATATTTTCGCTTCTGACACTTGGCGTTTTTGCTTATATCTGCGGACACGCGGTCTTTAGCTCATATTTACTCTTGCCAAAGATCATAGGTGTTGGTGAAAGCGTTGTTGTCTCTTCAGCCCTAATTGGTTCATTGATGGGCTTTTTATGGTTTAACTGCCATCCAGCTGAAGTCTTTATGGGCGATAGCGGTAGCTTAAGTGTTGGAGCATATATCGGTTTTATGGGTGTTGCTACCAAAAACGAAATCTTACTCATCATCATCGGACTCATATTTGTCGTTGAGACCCTAAGCGTCATCTTGCAAGTGGGAAGCTTTAAAATTTTCAAACGTAGAATTTTTCTCATGGCGCCTATACATCACCATTTTGAGATAAAAGGCTGGGCGGAAAATAAGATCATCGTTCGCTTTTGGATCATCGCACTTTTAGCAAACCTAATCGCACTAACTGCGCTAAAGATCAGATAA
- a CDS encoding glycoside hydrolase family 19 protein, which produces MPLTPRNDVNFKRNLIDIIKFSYDNDISRPFISNNKLLIGYGFSLKDDIELICAQIYKNNKDKVIKDVKQTIANTTSATTIEKINTDELFKKINDAAKEAYAKSGGADTLPEFEFSSEDQLNAILEQKLTPLVQEINQKLNNSPLKNLQAVSLTSDTQNSQISREHIALLALLYISKKSNIDPSLASYIKSKNRFKAWFWLAYESFSDEASNKISLLREKISTQFGLYESDKQNINFAECIDVFSHLNISKAKYKSKNQNNKEIVQNVTHLEFMKLQENESNLNASDASKCDALFQPFVTKINSLLSTQSTKTFSLENIYCVNLISSNASNTSRINKLLRQREEEFYKQENILLLCPRKMTTPIRVFQPKKSEFTVVLASQTPFDCSELNPKELNSSRPNYGKVNLCELILTDFKFDSYEDSKNEEIKFKNAKSKDTVILYQENKNEEDKINGATFTSIKQNSDDIEYKLEDGAISMKYFEDQTSKNKHLNFSLLNFAKENNFTLRDDKDSAMFDIKLRLAHGNNVVPTSASSSGLTLTINNLIIENEDGKASEDIDKIYLHHCFDKSIYESISLVKNEDSDIKNSYTATFNIPIDKENKGDTKFILYSSDLSKVYSTKDIHAHTDTAVISLGYQDKSSSNFCYSNKVSLRDITDHITNVISDSEYPFKTNEPISLKAIYKQEKGSKRYKEILWGYKVINSKEYDELSKSNPKDVVVLKDQKGKEITFKILDVIQKDDLDKLKQGGHTIVFFAYLEGDKDKFKFYTRYGKNHIRIDIKIPLYIKFKDDKLVIYEFEHAIKEKAFDAKLKLSDNKDNALIKNGNYLYISKDISSNEINIYEDDKLSKELKSDEKTNKSYQIYAKEESSSNQSNADKDDKLGINLLSKENMDKFINSFNESKSLTRVDSGMWEDGDEGINVLIEIKDYPFTLSMLKQIFTNIKINQEYILQEMVDELNRRDDDGIQMYVKYKLDTRNRLEHFFGQCFVEAKTTKGDFTLEEELEKFTENNIISYRGKARLEEAKKLYPQYYDKTDPSKWAKFVGNAMYSDRGKNHLGNEGGDDGFNFRGRGIKQLTGKDNYARFNNYSHKKFLVDKDTDLLKNPDLISQDGKYALISAAYFWIIERSNPKKYRLYEIADESKADLDNSDIVERITAVINPQKLSLEHRKEAYKRIKTANVFKIFQ; this is translated from the coding sequence ATGCCTCTAACGCCCAGAAATGATGTAAATTTTAAAAGAAATTTAATAGATATCATAAAATTTTCATATGACAATGACATAAGCAGACCATTTATATCTAACAACAAGTTACTTATTGGATATGGCTTTAGCCTAAAAGATGATATAGAACTTATTTGTGCTCAAATTTATAAAAACAACAAAGATAAAGTCATAAAAGATGTCAAGCAAACTATTGCTAACACCACGAGTGCGACCACCATAGAAAAGATAAATACAGATGAACTTTTTAAAAAGATAAATGATGCCGCAAAAGAGGCTTATGCAAAGTCTGGAGGTGCCGATACTTTACCTGAGTTTGAATTTAGTTCAGAAGATCAGCTAAATGCCATCTTGGAGCAAAAGCTTACGCCGCTAGTCCAAGAGATAAATCAAAAATTAAACAACTCTCCACTTAAAAATTTACAAGCCGTTTCGCTCACTTCAGATACACAAAACAGCCAAATTTCAAGAGAGCATATCGCACTTTTAGCACTTCTTTATATCAGTAAAAAAAGTAATATTGATCCATCCCTAGCAAGCTACATCAAAAGCAAAAATCGTTTTAAGGCCTGGTTTTGGCTAGCATATGAAAGCTTTAGTGATGAAGCAAGCAATAAAATATCTCTTTTACGAGAAAAAATTTCAACTCAGTTTGGGCTTTATGAAAGTGACAAACAAAATATTAATTTTGCCGAGTGCATAGATGTTTTTAGCCATTTAAATATATCCAAAGCGAAATATAAATCAAAAAACCAAAACAATAAAGAGATCGTCCAAAACGTCACTCATTTAGAATTTATGAAGCTTCAAGAAAATGAGTCAAATTTAAATGCATCAGATGCATCAAAATGTGATGCTTTATTTCAGCCATTTGTTACAAAGATAAATTCTTTATTAAGCACTCAAAGTACAAAGACCTTTAGCCTTGAAAACATATACTGCGTAAATTTAATCAGCTCAAATGCTTCAAACACTTCAAGAATAAATAAGCTCTTAAGGCAAAGAGAGGAGGAATTTTACAAACAAGAAAATATACTCTTGCTATGTCCAAGAAAGATGACAACTCCTATTAGAGTCTTTCAACCTAAAAAGAGCGAATTTACCGTTGTTCTAGCTAGTCAGACTCCATTTGATTGCAGTGAGCTAAATCCAAAGGAGCTAAATTCTAGTAGGCCAAACTATGGCAAGGTAAATTTATGCGAGCTAATACTTACTGACTTTAAATTTGACTCTTACGAAGATAGTAAAAATGAAGAGATAAAATTTAAAAATGCAAAGAGCAAAGACACAGTAATACTCTATCAAGAAAACAAAAATGAAGAAGATAAGATAAATGGTGCCACCTTTACTAGTATAAAGCAAAATAGTGATGATATAGAGTATAAACTAGAAGATGGCGCTATAAGTATGAAGTACTTTGAAGACCAAACATCCAAAAACAAACACCTAAATTTCTCTTTATTAAATTTCGCCAAAGAGAATAACTTTACCCTAAGAGACGATAAAGACTCAGCTATGTTTGATATAAAGCTTCGTCTAGCTCATGGCAACAATGTAGTGCCTACATCAGCATCAAGTTCAGGTCTTACTCTTACAATAAATAATCTCATAATTGAAAACGAAGATGGTAAGGCAAGTGAAGATATAGATAAGATATATCTTCATCACTGCTTTGATAAAAGTATATATGAGAGTATATCTTTAGTAAAAAATGAAGACTCAGATATTAAAAACTCATATACAGCTACATTTAATATCCCAATAGATAAAGAGAATAAAGGAGATACTAAATTTATACTTTATTCAAGTGATCTAAGTAAAGTTTATAGCACTAAAGATATTCATGCTCACACTGATACAGCTGTAATATCTTTAGGATATCAAGATAAGAGTAGCTCTAACTTTTGCTATAGCAATAAGGTCTCGTTAAGAGATATAACAGATCATATAACAAATGTAATCTCTGATAGTGAGTATCCATTTAAGACAAATGAGCCAATAAGCTTAAAGGCTATATATAAACAAGAAAAAGGTAGTAAGAGATATAAAGAGATACTTTGGGGATATAAGGTAATAAATAGTAAAGAGTATGATGAACTATCCAAATCAAATCCAAAAGATGTAGTAGTCTTAAAAGATCAAAAGGGCAAAGAGATAACATTTAAAATTTTAGATGTTATACAAAAAGATGATCTAGATAAGCTAAAGCAAGGTGGTCATACTATAGTATTTTTTGCATATCTTGAAGGTGATAAGGATAAATTTAAGTTTTATACAAGATATGGCAAAAATCATATAAGGATAGATATAAAGATACCTCTATATATTAAATTTAAAGATGATAAGCTAGTTATATATGAGTTTGAGCATGCTATAAAAGAGAAGGCATTTGATGCTAAATTAAAGCTTAGTGATAATAAAGACAATGCTTTAATAAAAAATGGTAATTACTTATATATAAGCAAAGATATCTCATCAAATGAGATAAATATATATGAAGATGATAAGCTAAGCAAAGAGCTAAAAAGTGATGAGAAGACAAATAAGAGCTATCAAATTTATGCAAAAGAAGAGAGCTCTAGTAATCAGTCTAATGCAGATAAAGATGATAAGCTTGGTATAAATTTATTAAGTAAAGAGAATATGGATAAATTTATTAACTCTTTTAATGAATCAAAGAGTTTAACTAGAGTAGATAGTGGTATGTGGGAAGATGGAGATGAGGGGATAAATGTTTTAATAGAGATTAAAGACTATCCTTTTACGCTAAGTATGCTAAAACAAATATTTACTAATATAAAAATAAATCAAGAATATATCCTGCAAGAAATGGTAGATGAACTAAATAGAAGAGATGATGATGGAATTCAAATGTATGTAAAATATAAGCTTGATACTAGAAATAGATTGGAGCATTTTTTTGGGCAATGCTTTGTAGAGGCAAAGACAACAAAAGGTGATTTTACTTTAGAAGAAGAGTTAGAAAAATTTACAGAGAATAATATAATTAGCTATAGAGGCAAAGCCAGATTAGAAGAAGCCAAAAAACTATATCCACAATATTACGACAAGACAGACCCTTCAAAATGGGCAAAATTTGTTGGTAACGCTATGTACTCTGATCGTGGAAAAAATCATTTAGGCAATGAAGGTGGAGATGATGGATTTAATTTTAGAGGTAGGGGAATTAAGCAATTAACAGGGAAGGACAACTATGCAAGATTTAATAATTATTCACACAAAAAATTTTTAGTCGACAAAGATACAGATCTATTAAAAAACCCTGATCTCATATCACAAGATGGTAAATACGCCTTAATAAGTGCTGCATATTTCTGGATTATAGAAAGGTCTAACCCTAAAAAATATCGTCTTTATGAAATAGCCGATGAAAGCAAAGCGGATTTGGATAATAGTGATATAGTAGAACGTATAACTGCAGTTATAAATCCGCAAAAACTTAGCCTTGAGCATAGGAAAGAAGCCTATAAACGCATTAAAACAGCAAATGTGTTTAAGATTTTTCAGTAA
- the murD gene encoding UDP-N-acetylmuramoyl-L-alanine--D-glutamate ligase produces the protein MKKSLFGYGGTIKAIAKNFTKDDLWDIYDDKFSEISKDEFGNALLPVSEFDPAKSSLEIPSPGIPPHHELIKKAKNLVSEYDYFYEIYKENLPFNIWISGTNGKTTTTKMTQHLLESKGSVMGGNVGIALANLDSNAKIWILETSSFTLHYTNRATPGIYVLLPITPDHLSWHGDMSEYEKAKLKPLASMSESSVAIVPEIYANTPTRAKVIAYKDENDLAKFCGVSVDDIKFKTPFLLDALLALAVEKILFDRCDVALLNTFVIEANKLEEFSDKNGRTWVNDTKATNIDASIQAVKRYKDHFIHLILGGDDKGVDMTPLFEDLKSLRVKIYAIGSNSDKLMKLATKFGIPALKCDFLQNAVNEINKELKTSEIALLSPAAASLDQFRSYAERGDKFKEFIKAL, from the coding sequence ATGAAAAAATCGCTATTTGGCTACGGTGGCACGATAAAGGCGATCGCAAAGAATTTCACAAAAGACGACCTTTGGGATATCTATGATGATAAATTTAGTGAAATTTCAAAAGATGAGTTTGGCAATGCTCTTTTGCCAGTTAGCGAATTTGACCCAGCAAAAAGCAGCCTAGAGATACCAAGTCCAGGCATCCCGCCTCATCACGAGCTTATTAAAAAAGCTAAGAATTTAGTTAGCGAGTATGACTATTTTTATGAAATTTATAAAGAAAATCTGCCATTTAATATCTGGATAAGTGGCACAAACGGCAAGACTACGACCACAAAGATGACGCAGCATCTACTAGAGAGCAAGGGCTCAGTCATGGGCGGTAACGTCGGCATTGCGCTAGCAAATTTAGACTCAAACGCTAAAATTTGGATACTTGAGACTAGCTCATTTACCCTGCACTACACAAACCGCGCTACACCTGGCATCTACGTGCTTTTGCCGATCACTCCAGATCATTTAAGCTGGCATGGAGACATGAGCGAATACGAAAAGGCTAAGCTAAAGCCACTTGCTAGCATGAGCGAAAGTAGCGTAGCGATCGTGCCTGAAATTTACGCCAACACGCCAACAAGGGCAAAAGTGATCGCATATAAAGACGAAAATGACTTAGCTAAATTTTGTGGCGTAAGCGTAGATGATATAAAATTCAAAACGCCATTTTTGCTTGATGCACTGCTAGCACTAGCGGTGGAGAAAATTTTATTTGACCGCTGCGATGTCGCGCTTTTAAATACCTTCGTCATCGAGGCAAACAAGCTTGAAGAATTTAGCGACAAAAATGGCAGAACCTGGGTCAATGACACAAAAGCGACTAACATAGATGCGAGCATACAAGCCGTAAAACGCTACAAAGATCATTTCATACATCTAATACTTGGTGGCGATGATAAGGGTGTTGATATGACGCCACTTTTTGAAGACTTAAAGAGCTTAAGAGTAAAAATTTACGCCATTGGCTCAAATAGTGACAAACTCATGAAATTAGCGACTAAATTTGGCATACCGGCTTTGAAATGCGATTTTTTACAAAATGCTGTCAATGAGATAAATAAAGAGCTAAAGACCAGCGAGATAGCGCTTCTAAGCCCGGCAGCTGCGAGTCTTGATCAGTTTAGGAGTTATGCCGAGCGAGGCGATAAATTTAAAGAGTTTATAAAGGCACTTTAA